The sequence below is a genomic window from Carassius carassius chromosome 45, fCarCar2.1, whole genome shotgun sequence.
CAGAGCATCCAAATCAGGACCCATTCCAAGACACCGACTCAGCTGAGAGGATTTTATATGCTTGAGATGAAAATGGTAAGATGCATTTATGCTGATATTTAAAACTCTATTTAAAAATCCAGAAAGTGAATTTGATTTTTAGATTGTTGTCTCAGGGTCCAGAGGAGAGTGCGTGTTTTCAGAGCAGCATCAGCAGCTCTCGAGCCGTGCCTGCAGGAGCTGTGCTCGGACCATGTGCTCTGACACACACCTCCCTCTGCGACAGCATCGCCTTCATCGCCTGCAAGAGCTCGGACAGACGAGAGACCGCCCGTGTGCTGCAGGTCATTTAAACAAGCAATGCATCACTTATAGACCGGGGCTGGGTGTCGGCCTTTTACGCAGAGAATATTTATTAGAATGAAATTTAAtttctgtgtgtgtattataCTTTAAGTTCTATGCTATAAAGAATCTATTGAGATTTTCACCATTAGTGCCTAGCAAAAACAGTATGAACAAGTAGAAACAAGTATTTTTGGCAATTggagttatatatataaaataaacaaaaacatattaagtACATATGACAACTtattatgcaaataaaatattCTTGTATTTTATAAGTAGCGCTCATTCAAATGTATGTCATTTTgctattgcaaaaataaaatacgaAATTCAGCTTCCAATATAAGATATTTCCACTGCTAGAGAAAATCCGAATTTgtgtaaaagcatgtttaacaTTACAGAAATTTTAACATTACAAAGATATAGTCTTTTTGACCACTTCACCATTTGACAGTGTACCTCCAGTCTGGGCTATTATGAATTATGCAAATAACATTTGTTGTATTAGAAATAGTTAATGTATTCATTTTCAGATATTAAGGACATGTTATTTTGCATTGTTCAGATGGACCCATCATTGTCAAGCAAATATCTGCAGATGATTCAGTCAGCCAGAAATACAGAGGAGCAAAATCTAGAGGCGTATATGAAGAACGGACATCTGGTTTTCAGAGCCATAAATGATATTCCTGAAAACACAGAGCTTTTAGTTTGGTATGGGAGAGATCTAGCCAAACTGCTTGGCCTCAGCAGAACAGAGCAAAAGAACACAAAAGGTTTGAATGTATTACATATTTATGACcacattatattaaatgcaatgtttaagaataaataaatcagttaagTGAATAATTCAACGACTCACTAAGACAGCCacttgtttttgttgttcatgaatgcatcagtgtttttgaacaaattggataagtgaatgattcagtgaatcacCCATGCATATTTCATTACCAaacgaatcagtgtttttgaaatgtatttaaaatagaaGACCTTTATCAATTATATTAAAagctgttgttgttatttttatctgAAATGGTAAAACAAGCGTTAGACTGATTTTAGGAAACtgtaataacaaaataaagttgctcacaaatgaatgaatcagtgttttggaacaaaactgttaaatgaatgattcagtaactgcctttaaattaatgtttaactgCAATGgtatataactttttatttgatttctctTTTAGGTTTAATTTGCTCTGAATGCAAACAGAGTTTTCTCTTTGAATTCCCTCTGTTGGCACACAAGAggtttttttgcacaaaaaaaccTACAAGCTTCTTGAAGAAAATTACCATCCCAGAAATTCATAGTCGCAAACCAGCTACAAACTTCCACAATTTAGCACGAGAGCTGGAGAACTGCAGGAAAAATCGTCTCACAGATGCAAAGAGCCCTAAAAGAAGACGTTCTCTTGAATCAGACACAGACGAGAGTGATAGTGAAGCGTCATCTTTGGACACACATGGAGACGAAAATGTATTAGTGAAAAGGTTTTGTGTTAATGCAGTGAATAGATGTTCCTGGTCTTCCTCCAAGTCTTTCAGCAAGGGCCAGAGTTCTCCATGCAGCCTTCCACAATGCCATGACAACTGCAGGACAGACCCAGACAACCAGGATTTGAAAACCAAGTCTGCGTTCACCACTGGAGTGTCAAACAATGTTCAAGGTGACAAGAACAAGAAAAGCGCGTTCACGCAACCTCCTCCTCATAACCCGCTGATGTCAACCAGTCTTACCAACAACCTCTTCACTAACCGGACATCTGTCCTCCCTGGCATTCTCCCACTCAACTTCCACAGCTCTGCTTTACTAAACACGGATCTTCCAAAACATTTGGCTCATCTTTCCAAAGATGCAAACCTTTGGCCCAAGACCTCCCATCTACTGCATCCACACACTAATCGACTGCAGTCGCTACTGACCCCCTCTCTGTCTTCTCTTGGGCTACCTTTCCAAAATTGGTGCGCTAAATGTAACATTTCTTTCCATTTGACGTCGGACCTGGTGCAACACATGAGGTCCCACCACAAGCGGGCGCTGTCAGATGAGAGAGAGTCGAGGCACAGGGACGAGAGGCTGAAGTGTCCCGTATGTAACGAAACATTCAGAGAGCGTCATCACCTCTCACGTCACATGACCTCTCATTCATAAGCTAGTTTATAAAAAAGATATCGTTTCATCAAATATTTCTCCAACATTTCCTAGAACTATCTcaataagcattttaaaataaaataaaaaatactaatgtATTTTGTCAAATTTAATTGTAATTCTCATAAACATTGTTATGCCAATGTCGTCTTCAGGGAATGTGGAGGCATCACTTTCTAAGCATAAAAGTTAGTGTTTAAGATTAAGATTTATAAGGCAtttcttttatattaaataaatatttgagaaaCCTTCATTAGGTCAGTCTGACAAAATGAT
It includes:
- the si:dkeyp-41f9.4 gene encoding PR domain zinc finger protein 8, with translation MLEMKMGPEESACFQSSISSSRAVPAGAVLGPCALTHTSLCDSIAFIACKSSDRRETARVLQMDPSLSSKYLQMIQSARNTEEQNLEAYMKNGHLVFRAINDIPENTELLVWYGRDLAKLLGLSRTEQKNTKGLICSECKQSFLFEFPLLAHKRFFCTKKPTSFLKKITIPEIHSRKPATNFHNLARELENCRKNRLTDAKSPKRRRSLESDTDESDSEASSLDTHGDENVLVKRFCVNAVNRCSWSSSKSFSKGQSSPCSLPQCHDNCRTDPDNQDLKTKSAFTTGVSNNVQGDKNKKSAFTQPPPHNPLMSTSLTNNLFTNRTSVLPGILPLNFHSSALLNTDLPKHLAHLSKDANLWPKTSHLLHPHTNRLQSLLTPSLSSLGLPFQNWCAKCNISFHLTSDLVQHMRSHHKRALSDERESRHRDERLKCPVCNETFRERHHLSRHMTSHS